ATCATGTATTTTTAAAATCAGACTATTGCTATATAAAACAATTGAATTCCAGAATAGTTACATGCGGATTTATCGAGGAGGAGTTTCAGTGACGATTAATGAAGAGTTGACCCATGAATTGCTGACCTTTTTTAATGGTTTTTCATCTTGGGAAAATTCCATTGTACGTACTAGTGAACTTACCGTTTCGGAAGCACACGCCATTGAAATCTTAGGGGAACATGAAAAAATGAATATGAAAGGATTGGCTCAAAAGCTGGGGGTTACGACGGGAACCACCACGGTAACAGTGGATCGTTTAGAAAAGAAAAATCTCGCCCGTCGTGAGTCCACTAAAGAAGATAGGCGTGTTAACCTCATTAGTCTGACGGATTTAGGCCAGAAGGCTTTTAAGGAGCATCATGACTTTCATTTACATTTGACGGAACAGATGACGGCAGTTCTAAGTGACGAGGAAATCCTTCAATTTCTGCAGACCTTAAAGAAGATTAATAGTGAGACATTTTAAAAACAAAATGGGGAGAAAAGGTGATCATATAATTTGAGGGACTGCATTGCCTATGCAACGCAGTCCCTTTGGTCTTTCTCTTTGCTAATATTTCAGATTATGTTTGTTCATTCGATAGAGAAGGGTTGGCCGGGAAATTCCTAAATATTTAGCAGTCTTGGTTTGGTTATAATTGTTCTTCTCTAAGGCTTTAACGATAAGCTGCTTTTCCAATTCTTCTAACGAAAATCCTCCTTCCGGAAGATTGATGATCGGTTCCGCGGTATCTTCTATGTTCTCCAATAATTCACTGGGAAGATGAATGGGAAGGATTTCATTGCTTTGGCAGACAATAAGCGGTCTCTCGATGGCATTTTGCAGCTCTCGTATATTACCGGGCCAGTCATAACGAGTTAAAATCTTCATAGCTTCAGGTGAGATTTTTTTCGTGTGAGAAGGATCGAATTTGCTGAGAAAATGATTTACTAAAAGAGGAATATCTTCTTTTCGCAATCTCAGAGGGGGCATTTTAATTTGCATGACATTTAATCGATAATAAAGGTCCTCCCTAAAAGTACCGTTAGCGATGGCTGTGGAAAGTTCGGAATTTGTTGTAGCAATAACTCGAACATCGATGGATATGGTCTCAGTTCCTCCTACTCTTTCAAAGCAGCGTTCTTGTAAAATCCGCAGTAACTTTACTTGCATACTGATAGGCATATCGCCGATCTCATCCAGGAGAATGGTCCCTTTATCTGCCATCTCAAATCGGCCTTTTTTCCGATTGGTTGCGCCGGTGAAAGCGCCTTTTTCATGACCGAATAGTTCACTCTCCAGCAGATGCTCAGGCAGAGCGGCACAATTTACGGCAACAAAAGGCATATTCGCCCGGTTGCTGGCTTTGTGGATTTCTACAGCGGCTACCTCTTTGCCTGTTCCGCTTTCCCCCGTTATTAAAACCGTAGCGTTAGTTTTAGCCACTTGCTGAATAAGATGAGATACTTCTTTAATGGCCTCACTCTGACCTACCATTTTTCCATATTTTTTCCCTAGTTCTTGACGGAGATAATTAACTTCATTCTCTAAATTCGATAAATGCAGGGCTTGTTTTACCTGCACCTTTAACTCATCCAGTTTAAACGGCTTGGTGATGTAATCCGTTGCTCCGATTTTCATAGCTTCAATGGCAGTTTCAATAGTTCCATGCGCAGTGATCATAATTACTGGGATATTGGGGTTAATACTTTTGAGCCTTTTCAAAACCTCAATTCCATCGATATCGGGCATTTTTAAATCCAATATAACTGTGGAAGGTTCTGTTTCAAGAGCCATTTCAATACCTTGTAAACCTCTAGTTGCAGTAACCACTTGATAGCCTTCGTGACTAAGAGCCCTTTCTAAGGCCCAACACATTCTTTCTTCATCGTCAATTACAAGAACTCTTGGTATCAAGATCATCACTCCCGTAGGAAGATTATGTTGTTACAGGAAGTTTAATTGTAAAAGTTGTTCCTTCATTAAGGGTACTTTCAACTTCAATTATGCCACCGTGCAATTTAATGCTTTGATAAGATATGGATAGGCCTAAACCAGTGCCGGCTTCTTTTGTAGTGTAAAAAGGATCGAATATTCTCTGCATATCATCTTCAGGAATTCCTTCTCCCGTATCCGTCAGACTAATAATAATCATGTCTTCTGTTTGTTTGGTGGCGATGGTCAAATCCCCGCCGGACAGCATTGCTTCAGCGGCGTTTACTATAATATTCACAAATACCTGCTTAAGCTTTTCCGTATCGGCTAAGATCTTGGATAGCGAATTTTCCAATTGCAAGTGTACTCTGACTTTTTGTTTTCGCAGCATTGCTGCGGAAAATGACAAAACTCCCATAATTAAATCATTAATGGAACATTCCTTTATGGCCACTTTGGTAGGACGTCCAAAGTCAAGGAGTTCTTGGATAACCATGTCCTGCCTGTCAACTTGTTCATCAATAGCTTTGGTATATTCTTCAATACCGGTCATTTGAGAGTATTCCTGCTTCATTAGTTCCACTAAAGTTTTAATGATGCCGATAGGATTTCGTAATTCATGAGCTACACCAGTCGCTAAGCGGCCTAAGGCGATGAGATGTTCCGATTGCCTGAGCTGATCTTCCAGTCTTTCTTTTTCGGATAGGCTTTCGGCCATCCGATTAACGGCTTGGGCAACTTGCCCCAGTTCACCGGACATTTCCGGTAATGCATAATGGATATCGCATTCCATTCGGTGTAAGCCATGCTTTAAGCGGTCCACCCCCGTGGTTATATTCCGGATGGTTCTTAATGCTGCGAACATAACTAAGGCAAGGACGCCTAAGGTAACATAACGAAGCAATTTGCGGTAGAAGCTGCTTTGATAAAAGAATGGGTTCAGTCGTTCGCCTGCCCACATAACGGCTACGACTTTCCCTTTTAATATAACGGGACAAATATATTCAACCACTTGGTCGTCAAAAGAACCCGAAATTCTAAAAAGAGGCTCTTTACCCATCTCAGCGGCTACCAGACCAGACTTAGTATTGGCAAAGATCTCTTTTTCCCTTTGGATCTCTTCTTCCGGGGAGAGGTTTCGGTAATTATGCAGAAAGCCAAGGACCGTAATTTTATCGGACTGAGGAACATATAAACCGAAGCGAATCCCGGAATTAGAGGGAATATAAGGCTCGACGACTCGAGTAAACTCATTGTGCAGAAGGATTGAAGAGATTTTTTGGGAATCTATATCCAAAGACTCTAAATTCATCGTAAGCTGCTGATTCGTACTTTTGACTAAGGCAGCCAATCGTTGTTCTTTATCAAAGAAAATCACTTGATTTGTCTGTGAAGCGAAAAAAATATCGTACATTAAGGCCAATAGGGGTACAAGCATAATTACGGCAAATACGACAACTAGTTGATTGGTTAAACTCTTCCCTTTGAAAGACAATAAGAAACGCTTATGGAGCAATTAATCACCTCCAAGGGGATTTTTTTGATTGAATTATATAATACATATGACTGTAGCAAAAGATACAATAGCTGAAATCTTAAGAAATAGCCTAGAATCTGCGTCCTGTCGGACTATTCAATAGTTTTAAGCATACTCTCCTGCGAGATGTGCGGCCATAGAGGTATAGCATTTGCTACACTTCTTTTTTTAATGGTCATGATAAATGCGTGAAATACCGGGTTAAAGGCATTGGCATAGTATTTGCTATATAGAGAATTATATCACAAATAGAGAGAGGAGGTAACTCTTTTTAATATTAGTCAGAGAGTATCACGTTATAGTAAATGCTTTCTGAAGCATAAAAAGCCCTTTATAAGGAGACTAAGTAAAGGAGAGAGTTGGTATGAGCAGTGAATCTAAACCGAGCGTTTTAAAAACTATTGTTTTTTTGGCGTTAGCTATCAGTGCATATTTACTAATATTTTTTAATATCGAACAACTTAACAAATTTTATGTCAGCCAAGGAGTCATTCCGGCAGTGAGCCTTTTAGGGACAGTTATTTGTATCGCTTTTCTGTATGGAACAGCAGTTTCTCATATTTTGAGTATTCTGGGCTTAGAAAGCAAACATTAGGAAGGGGGCATATATTAGATGGCAGGTGAAGCGGTAAGTTTAGTTGGGGAAGTCATGAAATTTATTGATATTACTCCGAAAACAGGGTTATCCATTGTAGGATTAGGATTTTTAGGAGGAACATTAAGTGGTTTTCTGGGGAGCGGCGGCGCTTTTGTTATGACTCCCGGTATGATGGCACTTGGGGTTCCTGGTATTGCAGCAGTGAGTTCAAACCTTGCCCACAAATTTGGTAAGGCGATGGTTGGGGCAAGAAAACACTCAAAGATGGGGAATGTAGATGTTAAGTTAGGAATTTTCATGGTTCTCTTTCTGCTGTTGGGTGTCAGATTAGCAGTTATTCTTAATGAATCCATATTTGCGAGCATGGGTAAGGAAGGCTCAAATCTGTATATTAGTGTGGTATTTGTCGTCCTTTTATCCGGGCTTTCCATCTTTATTTTAAGAGATATTTTTAAACCCAAATCGTCCGGAGGGTCTGGTGAACCTGAGGGATTTGCTGCAAGAATTTCTAAATACAATATTCCGCCCATGATTTATTTTAAAGTTGCTAATGTCCGTGTATCTTTTTGGCTTGTGGCCCTTATTGGTGTCGCAACCGGCTGGTTAGCAGGAACCGTTGGGGTGGGTGGATTTATTGGAGTTCCGGCCATGATTTATCTTTTAGGTATTCCAACCATGGTAGCTGCCGGTACAGAATTATTCTTGGCCATCTTTTCCGGAGCGTCAGGTTCCTTCCAGTATGCCATGACCGGCTTTGTGGATATTCGTTTAGTATTATTGCTCTATCTCGGTTCACTCCTAGGTCTTCATATTGGAGCAAATGCGACTAAAATGGTGACTGAACTGCAAATTAAGCTGGTAATGGCGATTGTTATCGGTATGTCTGCAATAAGCAGAGCCTTTGCTATACCAAAATATATGACCGATCTGCATCTGGCAAACCTTTCTCAAGGAGCAGCCAACCTTTTCGATATAGCAGCTACGGTAACTTTGTTTGGGGGAGCAATTGCCGGTGTGATTATGATTCTTAAGTACATTGTTCGCTTTAAACAAAGTCAGAAGGCAGAAACCCAATATATTCAGCCTCACGTTCAGGCAAAAAGAGATTCAGCCTAAGACGAATCCTGGTAAACCATTGAAATAGGCTTAAGTTCGTGAAATAATGTGCTATAAAATAAGTTGCGTATTAATTACGCAAACTAAGGGTGAGGTGATTATGTAGTATGATTGATGGAAATCCATTAAAGGTGCTTCTTTATTTTGATGGTTCGGAGCATTCTTTGTCGGCTGCCGTTTACACGGCCAATTTGTTCAATAGAATACCTAATATGAATTTGACGATTGTTCATGTTCAAGAGAATGTGGAGGGCGCTAAACTAGAGAATGACAATTTGATGGAGATCTGGTCATCTGATCCTATCACAGATTGGCAAATAAATTTATTAAATAGAATTGACTTAAAGAAAAGAGGAGAATATTCTAAAATAATTGCTAGAACCAATGAAATATTGTTTGAAACGGGTTTAGATGTCAAGCAACAGGTCATATTTGCTAACCCCAATATCCCTGATATTGTCGAAGCAATTATCAACTATGGGGAGAAAAAAGAATTCGAATTAATCATCATGGGTACTCGGGGACCAAGCAGTTTAAAAGGTTTGATGTATGGCAGTTTAGCCCATAGCGTGCTTAATAAATCGGATATCCCTGTCCTATTAATAAAGAAATTACCCCAAGAGTTTGTCGATCGTTTTTGCTCTGCTCCTTCGGGGAGATCTACTCGTGCAAAAGGGCGAAGAGATCATTTGTATCGAGTAAGAAGCATTTAATTTAATAGAGTGGAAAAAGTCTGGGAGATAATCTTCTGGACTTTTTTATTTAATCACTGAACCCTTCCTGACACCTGGTATCCAAGGCATAAGCGCAACTATAAAAATCTTTGATAATCAATATAGAAAAGTTCTTCCTTTATAAGAAAAGTGAAGTTCCATAATTTTATATGATTACTGCCATCGACTATATTGATGAAAATGAAATATGACGCAAATCGTAAAACATTGTATAATACCCTTTGAAGATTTAAAACCATGCCATAGTCTAAGGTTTTGAAATATGGAGGTACTATACGTTCATGAACCCCATAGTTATTTTGGTGGGTATATTGTTTTTCTTAGTATATGGTTTACTTAATTTCTATATTGGTCTGCGCGGGTGGCAGACATTGTTTAGCTGCATACCTTTATTAAGCTCCAAAGTATATTGGGCGATTTTTTTAATCATTGCTTTCTCTTACATTGTAAGCCGGCTTAGCGAACGATTTCTTTCCAGAGTCGTGTATGAAGGATTAACGATTGTTGGGGCTTATTGGATGGCCTTCATGCTTTATTTTTTACTAATCATTATTTCTCTCGATCTCTTAAAATATCTAAATCGTTGGCTAAACCTTATATCAATAGAAGGAAAACATGGCTTGGGTCCCATTGTAGGCTTGATTGTTTGTGCTGTTGTTGCTGGAATTGTCGTCTATGGAGCTTGGAATGCGAGTCATCCCAGGATTCATCATTATGATCTTTCTATAGCAAAATCCGCAGGGTCTGTGCACCAGCTGCATGTTGTCATGGTTTCAGATATTCATCTTGGAACAATCATTCATAATGATCATTTAATAAAACTTGTTGATCAAATTAATGAACTAAGGCCGGATCTGATTTTGTTTGCAGGGGATGTTTTCGACGAAGATATTGAATTAGTGAAAAAACAACAAGTAGCCGATACGTTTTTAAAGCTTAAGGCACCCTATGGAGCCTATGCTGTATTAGGCAATCACGAGTATATCGGCGGAAATGCGGAAGAGGCCATAAAATATCTCGATCAGGCAGGGGTAAAAGTATTAAAAGATAGTTATCAGCTGGTTGCCGACAGCTTCTATCTTATTGGCAGAGATGATATGTCAGGTTCACGGTTTAATGGGGATAAACGACAGGATTTAAAAACCTTGATGCAAGGAGTAAATCACTCTTTGCCAATCATATTAATGGATCACCAGCCATCCCATTTAGAAGAGCCTGTTGCGCAAGGGGTCGATTTGCAAGTTTCCGGACACACGCACAGTGGTCAACTGTTCCCATTTCAGTTCATTACTCAGAGACTATTTGAACAAGACTGGGGACTATTGCGCAAAGGGGATTTCCAACTCATTGTATCATCAGGGTATGGGACTTGGGGACCACCAGTTCGCATAGGCAATACCCCGGAAATTGTGGATATTAATATTATGTTCAACCCTTAAAATAACCCTCTGGAAGACTTAGAAACTTCCAGAGGGTTAAATAGTCGAAGGGAGCGTTTACACAGATACATAATGATTAAAGGAGCATTGACGTAGGAAAGAATCAGTGATACCATAAGGGTCATGGTAATGAAATCGATTATCGTTCGCAAAAAGAGGTAAACATAATGCCTTTGACAATGCTTTCATCAGGTTAAAGTATTGTAGTAGAGGATTGCTCCAATAAGAAGGAGTATTTTTTTAAAGAGCTTATTGAGAATCGTTATCGATATTTGTGTTGGGATAGTGTTTTGATGACATTAAATAGTAAGGTACATACCCGCATTGGACAGAATCAGAGTGATGATCATAGTGAGGCAATCAGCCGTATGAAAAAAGGAGAAAGTTGTTCAGCGACTGTTACAGAGCCAGTGATAATTGTAGGCAAAAATAGTTATCAAAAGTGATTAATGAGTTTAAAAAATTGGTTAGGAGGCGGGAAGAGAATGAGTATAGTATTAGTTGGTGGTCATGACAGAATGCATAGTGAGTATATGGATATCTGCATTAAGAGGGGGCACAACATAAAAGTTTATACACAGATGCCTACGAAGTTCGATAAGGTGATTGGATCGCCGGATGGTATTGTCTTATTCACATCCACAGTCTCTCACAAAATGATTCACACTGCAGTTAAGGAAGCAAAGCGAAAAAAGATTCCGGTATTTAGAAGCCATAGCAGCAGCGGCGCTTCCTTAGACAGAGTACTTAACGATTTGGAAAATAAAGTGATTATCTGATTTGCCGGCGCTTTATCGAGGATAGGTTATGGGAAAAACGCTGGATAGCACATAAAGAAGGAAGAGAATGTTTAAAAACAGTTCTCTTCCTTTTTCCTGGAGCACTCTCTTCTGAAATAAACTGCAGACAAGGGCAGAGGTTTATTTCAGTGAGTCTGCAATCCCTCGCCCGAATTCCTGGCACTTCATGAGAGCCTCGTCATCTGGGTTCCAGGTTATCCTTAGACCTTCATTAATCAGTTCAAATTTAGCATGTTCTAATTCCGTTGAAATCAGCTTTGTATTTTCACCGCTCCAGCCATAACTACCAAAAGCGGCTCCTTTTTTGTTTTTGAATCCCAGTCCTTTAATCATTTCTAAAATGCCCGCGACAGCAAAAGAAATGCCTTTGTTGATGGTGGGTGAACCTACTAATACGGCTTTAGATTTGAAAACTTCTGTTATAATATCGTTTTTATCAGTATGAGTAGAATTACAATTAAATAATTTGACGGTAACATCTTTATCACTCAATCGTATTCCAGCAGCTATTTGTTCAGCCATATGCCGGGTGCTGTTCCACATAGTATCGTAGACTATGGTGATTTGATTCTCTTGATAATCCGAGGCCCATTCCATATATTTGTTAACAATTTGTAAGGGATTATCCCGCCAAATAACACCGTGACTGGGGCAGATCATATCAACAGGCAAATTTAAACTTAAAATCTCCTTGATTTTATTTTCTACGAATTTACTGAAGGGTGCCAAAATATTGGCGTAATATTTTTGAGCTTCCCAGTATAATTCGGCCTGATCAACCAAGTCATTGAACATATGCTCGGAGGATAAATGCTGACCAAAGCCATCATTACTGAAGAGAATATTATCCCCCGTTAAATAAGTAAACATCGTATCAGGCCAATGGAGCATTCTTGCCTCAATAAAGATAAATTCTTTTGAGCCAAGATTGAGTTTATCCCCCGTCTTAACAGGGATAAAGTTCCATTCTTGATGATATTGGCCCTTTAATGATTTAATGGCATTAGCAGTACAATAGATGGGGGTATTCGGAATTTCTCTCATGAGCTCAGGCAAAGCACCACTGTGATCCGGTTCACCATGATTAACAATAATATAGTCAATGGTGCTTAAATCGATTTCTTTTTTTAGATTAGCAACAAATTCCTTGGCGAAGGGGGTCCAGACACAATCAATCAGGGCCGTTTTTTCGTCTCGAATGAGGTAAGAATTATAGCTGGAACCGTGGTGAGTAGAAAGTTCATCGCCGTGGAATTTTTTTAATTCCCAGTCGATTTTGCCTACCCATTGCACATTGTTATTAACTTGAAAACCCATGTTGCGACCTCCTTAATTTAACGATTAAAACAACTGAAATGGATCTTTCTATATTTCCTTATTTCCTTAGCTTAATCCTTCTTTTTAAGAAGGACAACCTTAAATTTGCTTAAATTTATTACATACAGAAGAGCCATACTTGATGTATGGCTCTTGCTGTCAAGTCAAGCCCTTTTACTTAGCCAGTTCCGGTAACTGTTTCTTAATCATCTCAATAATTGTCGGATTCTTGATTTCGATAGGTTTCGTGGACGGGTCATCTTGCAGATCTTCGTATTTCATGGCACCAAAGCTGTGATCCCTTGTGATATGACCATACGCATCACTTGGGTTTTTC
This Desulfosporosinus orientis DSM 765 DNA region includes the following protein-coding sequences:
- a CDS encoding universal stress protein — translated: MIDGNPLKVLLYFDGSEHSLSAAVYTANLFNRIPNMNLTIVHVQENVEGAKLENDNLMEIWSSDPITDWQINLLNRIDLKKRGEYSKIIARTNEILFETGLDVKQQVIFANPNIPDIVEAIINYGEKKEFELIIMGTRGPSSLKGLMYGSLAHSVLNKSDIPVLLIKKLPQEFVDRFCSAPSGRSTRAKGRRDHLYRVRSI
- a CDS encoding MarR family winged helix-turn-helix transcriptional regulator yields the protein MTINEELTHELLTFFNGFSSWENSIVRTSELTVSEAHAIEILGEHEKMNMKGLAQKLGVTTGTTTVTVDRLEKKNLARRESTKEDRRVNLISLTDLGQKAFKEHHDFHLHLTEQMTAVLSDEEILQFLQTLKKINSETF
- a CDS encoding metallophosphoesterase, which encodes MNPIVILVGILFFLVYGLLNFYIGLRGWQTLFSCIPLLSSKVYWAIFLIIAFSYIVSRLSERFLSRVVYEGLTIVGAYWMAFMLYFLLIIISLDLLKYLNRWLNLISIEGKHGLGPIVGLIVCAVVAGIVVYGAWNASHPRIHHYDLSIAKSAGSVHQLHVVMVSDIHLGTIIHNDHLIKLVDQINELRPDLILFAGDVFDEDIELVKKQQVADTFLKLKAPYGAYAVLGNHEYIGGNAEEAIKYLDQAGVKVLKDSYQLVADSFYLIGRDDMSGSRFNGDKRQDLKTLMQGVNHSLPIILMDHQPSHLEEPVAQGVDLQVSGHTHSGQLFPFQFITQRLFEQDWGLLRKGDFQLIVSSGYGTWGPPVRIGNTPEIVDINIMFNP
- a CDS encoding ATP-binding protein → MLHKRFLLSFKGKSLTNQLVVVFAVIMLVPLLALMYDIFFASQTNQVIFFDKEQRLAALVKSTNQQLTMNLESLDIDSQKISSILLHNEFTRVVEPYIPSNSGIRFGLYVPQSDKITVLGFLHNYRNLSPEEEIQREKEIFANTKSGLVAAEMGKEPLFRISGSFDDQVVEYICPVILKGKVVAVMWAGERLNPFFYQSSFYRKLLRYVTLGVLALVMFAALRTIRNITTGVDRLKHGLHRMECDIHYALPEMSGELGQVAQAVNRMAESLSEKERLEDQLRQSEHLIALGRLATGVAHELRNPIGIIKTLVELMKQEYSQMTGIEEYTKAIDEQVDRQDMVIQELLDFGRPTKVAIKECSINDLIMGVLSFSAAMLRKQKVRVHLQLENSLSKILADTEKLKQVFVNIIVNAAEAMLSGGDLTIATKQTEDMIIISLTDTGEGIPEDDMQRIFDPFYTTKEAGTGLGLSISYQSIKLHGGIIEVESTLNEGTTFTIKLPVTT
- a CDS encoding sulfite exporter TauE/SafE family protein; this encodes MAGEAVSLVGEVMKFIDITPKTGLSIVGLGFLGGTLSGFLGSGGAFVMTPGMMALGVPGIAAVSSNLAHKFGKAMVGARKHSKMGNVDVKLGIFMVLFLLLGVRLAVILNESIFASMGKEGSNLYISVVFVVLLSGLSIFILRDIFKPKSSGGSGEPEGFAARISKYNIPPMIYFKVANVRVSFWLVALIGVATGWLAGTVGVGGFIGVPAMIYLLGIPTMVAAGTELFLAIFSGASGSFQYAMTGFVDIRLVLLLYLGSLLGLHIGANATKMVTELQIKLVMAIVIGMSAISRAFAIPKYMTDLHLANLSQGAANLFDIAATVTLFGGAIAGVIMILKYIVRFKQSQKAETQYIQPHVQAKRDSA
- a CDS encoding sigma-54-dependent transcriptional regulator, coding for MIPRVLVIDDEERMCWALERALSHEGYQVVTATRGLQGIEMALETEPSTVILDLKMPDIDGIEVLKRLKSINPNIPVIMITAHGTIETAIEAMKIGATDYITKPFKLDELKVQVKQALHLSNLENEVNYLRQELGKKYGKMVGQSEAIKEVSHLIQQVAKTNATVLITGESGTGKEVAAVEIHKASNRANMPFVAVNCAALPEHLLESELFGHEKGAFTGATNRKKGRFEMADKGTILLDEIGDMPISMQVKLLRILQERCFERVGGTETISIDVRVIATTNSELSTAIANGTFREDLYYRLNVMQIKMPPLRLRKEDIPLLVNHFLSKFDPSHTKKISPEAMKILTRYDWPGNIRELQNAIERPLIVCQSNEILPIHLPSELLENIEDTAEPIINLPEGGFSLEELEKQLIVKALEKNNYNQTKTAKYLGISRPTLLYRMNKHNLKY
- a CDS encoding DUF2325 domain-containing protein, with the protein product MSIVLVGGHDRMHSEYMDICIKRGHNIKVYTQMPTKFDKVIGSPDGIVLFTSTVSHKMIHTAVKEAKRKKIPVFRSHSSSGASLDRVLNDLENKVII
- a CDS encoding anaerobic nitric oxide reductase flavorubredoxin, whose translation is MGFQVNNNVQWVGKIDWELKKFHGDELSTHHGSSYNSYLIRDEKTALIDCVWTPFAKEFVANLKKEIDLSTIDYIIVNHGEPDHSGALPELMREIPNTPIYCTANAIKSLKGQYHQEWNFIPVKTGDKLNLGSKEFIFIEARMLHWPDTMFTYLTGDNILFSNDGFGQHLSSEHMFNDLVDQAELYWEAQKYYANILAPFSKFVENKIKEILSLNLPVDMICPSHGVIWRDNPLQIVNKYMEWASDYQENQITIVYDTMWNSTRHMAEQIAAGIRLSDKDVTVKLFNCNSTHTDKNDIITEVFKSKAVLVGSPTINKGISFAVAGILEMIKGLGFKNKKGAAFGSYGWSGENTKLISTELEHAKFELINEGLRITWNPDDEALMKCQEFGRGIADSLK